The genomic DNA AGGTCTGAAGCAGTGCGTCCCTGTTGCCAGGTCCCCGGCCTCCGTACCGGGGGTGTGCGTCACGCGTATTGACGCTGCACTGCCATATTCAATTAACTACGCGTGGGCTGTTCCCTGGTGTCAGGGGCCCTCTATCCGGTGCCCGTAAGGACCCCGGCGTTAGAGCGGCTGATTAGCCCTGGCGCTGCTTGTGGCGCGGGTTCTCGCAGATCACCATGACTCGACCGTTACGGCGAATCACCTTGCACTTATCGCAGATCTGCTTGACGCTCGGCTGGACCTTCATGGTTTTCCTTTGCGTGGTTGCAGGGTTGAGCTTCAACGGGCGGCCAACCGGCAGTGCCGGCTGGCTTTCCGTCTTTGCAGCGGTTTATTTGTAGCGGTAGACGATCCGACCCCGGGTGAGGTCGTACGGGCTAAGTTCCACTACAACGCGGTCTCCTGGGAGGATGCGAATGTAGTGTTGACGCATCTTTCCCGAGATGTGTGCGAGCACAATGTGGCCGTTGGCCAGCTCAACGCGGAACATCGCGTTGGGCAGGGCTTCGTTGACCGAGCCCTCGATCTCAATGACGCCGTCTTTCTTGGCCATATCCTCCGCTAACGTCTGTGTCCCCGGCTAAGACCGGAAACGGTTTTCGATTGTGGCTTTCCCTGCCGTATCCGCCCGCCGATCCCGGGGCACAAGCCATCGAGATCGGTCAATCAGGGCACAAACGTAGAGACAACCAACAGATAACTCTACGGGAAGAGGCCGCATAAGTTAAATCGCTGCCGCTGTCCAGTTTCCCAGGTACCGTTTTGCACCGCAGTTGCAATGGCGGAAAAGACTGCAGGCCCCGCTCCCCAAAGGGAACGGAGCCTGCAGTCCTTGTCCGGTATCCGGCTGCTAGGGAATCGGGACCGGTGTGACACCGAGCGGTTCGAGCCGGGAGGCCCCGCCGTCCGGAGCCGTCAGCACCCAGATTCCCTTTTCATGGATGGCCACCGAGTGCTCCCACTGGCTGGACCGGCTGCCGTCAACCGTGATGACCGTCCAGTCATCCTCAAGGGTTTTGGTTTCGATCCCGCCACGCACGAGCATGGGCTCAATGGCCAGGCACAGCCCGGGCCGCAGCTTCGGTCCGCGATGGCTGGTGCGGTAGTTCAGGACGTCCGGCGCCTGGTGCATTTCGGTTCCGATGCCGTGTCCGACATAGTCCTCGAGGATGCCCAGCCGCTTGCCCGGCACGGAGCTGACATAGTCATCAACCGCCGCACCGATATCGCCCACGAATTTACCCTTGGCTGCGGCGGCAATACCGTGCCACATGGCGTTTTCGGTGACATCCGAGAGACGCTGGTCCTCGGGGTCGGGCGTGCCCACGATCACCGTGCGTGCCGAGTCCGAATGCCAGCCGCGGACTACTGCGCCCCCGTCAATGGAAATGATGTCGCCCTCCTGCAGCACCCGGTCCCCCGGGATGCCGTGGACAACTTCCTCATTCACCGAAGTGCAGACCGTTGCGGGGTAGTCGTAATAGCCAAGGAAATTGGAGGTGGCTCCGGCTTCCTTCAGCACCCCGGCGAAAACCGCGTCGATTTCCCGCGTGCTGACTCCTACCTCTGCGGATTTCACGGCCGCGTCGAGTGCGGAGATCAGCACCAGGCCGGCTTCGCGCATGATGCGCATCTGCTCGTTGGTTTTGTATTGGATTCGAGGCTGGCCGAACATGTGTCTTCTAACTTTCTGGCGGATAACTTTTAGCGCAGGTCCTTCAGTGCTTCCATCACGCGCTCGGTGACTTCGTCGATGCCGCCCAGTCCGTCGACGCGGGTCACGATGCCGCGGTCCTGATAGCGGGAGACGACGTCGGCCGTCTGCTGCTTGTAGAGGTCCAGCCGGTGCCGGATGACGTCTTCGGTGTCGTCGCTGCGGCCCTCGAGTTCGGCGCGCTTGAGCAGGCGGGCAACCAGTTCGTCGTCGTCGGCGGTGAGCAGCAGCACGGCGTCGAGCTTCTGGCCCTTGCCGGCCAGGATGTCGTCGAGTTCATCGACCTGTGCCACGGTGCGCGGGTAGCCGTCCAGCAGGAAGCCGGGCTCGACGTCGTTGTCCTGCAGCCGGCTGCGGACCATGCTGTTGGTAACGCTGTCCGGAACAAAGTTGCCGGCATCGATGTACTTCTTGGCCTCCACGCCCAGGGGCGTGAGTTCCTTGACGTTGGAGCGGAAGATGTCGCCGGTCGATATTGCCGTGACGCCGAGGCGCTCCGAAATGCGGGCGGCCTGAGTTCCTTTACCGGCACCGGGAGGCCCGATAATGAGCATTCTTGTCATCGCAATAACCCTTCGTAGTGACGTTGCTGGAGCTGTGCGTCAATCTGTTTGACCGTTTCCAGTCCCACACCAACCATGATGAGGATTGACGTTCCGCCGAACGGGAAGTTCTGGTTAGCTCCAACCAACACCAGAGCAATCAGCGGGATCAGGGCGACGAAGCCCAGGTACAGGGCGCCGGGCAGCGTGATCCGTGAGAGCACATACTGCAGGTATTCGGCGGTGGGGCGGCCGGCCCGGATGCCGGGAATGAAGCCGCCGTACTTCTTCATGTTCTCCGAGACCTCGTCCGGGTTGAACGTGATGGAGACGTAGAAGTAGGTGAAGAAGACGATCAGGAGGAAGTACACCAGCATGTACAGCGGGTGGTCGCCGCTGACCAGGTAGTTGTTGATCCAGACCACCCATTCCGGCGGCGTGCCGGTGGCGGGGGTATTGAACTGGGCCAGCAGGCTGGGCAGGTACAGCATGGAGGAAGCGAAGATCACGGGGATCACGCCTGCCATGTTCACCTTGATCGGGATGTAGGTGTTCGTCCCGCCGACGGTGCGCCGGCCGACCATGCGCTTGGCATACTGCACGGGCACGCGCCGCTGCGACTGTTCCACGAAGATCACCAGTGTCACGGTGAGGACACCCACGGCAAGGACGGCCAGGAAGATGGTCCAGCCCTGTGCGGTGAGGATGGCGCCGAGGGCGCTGGGGAAGGAAGCGGCGATGGAGGTGAAGATGAGCAGCGACATGCCGTTGCCCACGCCCTTCTCCGTGACCAGTTCGCCCATCCACATGATGACGCCGGTGCCGGCGGTCAGGGTGATGATGAGCAGGAGGATGGTGACCAGGCTGTCATCGGGGATGACGGGCAGCGCGCACTGGTTGTTGAACAGTGCCCCGGAGCGGGCCAGGGAGACCACTGTGGTGGCGTTGAGCAGGCCAAGCGCAATGGTGAGGTAGCGCGTGTACTGCGTGAGCTTGGACTGGCCCTGCGCTCCTTCTTCATGGAGTGCCTGGAAGTGCGGGATCACCACGCGCAGCAGCTGGACGATGATGCTGGCCGTAATGTACGGCATGATGCCCAGGGCAAAGATGGAAACCTGCAGCAGGGCGCCGCCGCTAAAAAGATTGACGAATTCGTATATGCCACCCGAAGTGGCACCCAGAGCCAAGCACTGCTGCACATTGCCGTAGTCAACACCCGGGGCCGGGATAAAAGCACCCATGCGGAAGATAGTGATGATACCCAGCGTAAACAACAGCTTGCGTCGCAGGTCTGGCGTCCGGAAAGCCCGGCCAATAGCGCTAAGCAAGCGTCCTCCTGAAGTTTGAAAGTCCCATGCGGACTTGTGACAGAAACAGAGTCTAGCCGCTCGGACCCCGTACTGCGTTAACGGCGTACGGGCGGCGGTAGTTGCGTTAAACGAAACTGAACTCCTGCCAGACCGTTCTATCGGTCCGCCAGGAGTTCAGTCACTTCACACGGGGAGTCGCACGCCCCTCCCCCGCCGTCCGCTCAGGGCGTCCGGCGGGGAAAGGAGGCTGATCCGCCACAAGGTTCTAGACCTCGGTGGTGGATCCGCCCGCTGCGGCGATCTTCTCAGCTGCGCTGGCGGAGAAGGCGTTGGCCTGCACATCAACCTTGACGGTGATGTCGCCGGATCCAAGAACCTTCACGGGCTGGTTCTTGCGAACCGCACCCTTGGCAACCAGTGCTTCGATGGTCACGGCGCCGCCTTCGGGGAACAGCTCCGAGATCTTGTCCAGGTTTACAACCTGGAACTCGACCCGGAACGGGTTCTTGAAGCCGCGCAGCTTCGGCAGGCGCATGTGCAGCGGAAGCTGCCCGCCTGCGAAACCGGCCTTGACCTGGTAGCGGGCAGCCGTACCCTTGGTACCGCGGCCTGCCGTCTTACCCTTGGAACCTTCACCGCGGCCTACGCGGGTCTTGGCCGTCTTGGCACCGGGTGCCGGACGCAGGTGATGAACCTTCAGAGCTTTGTTATCTTCGGGCATGTTACTTCGCCTCCTCAACCTTCACGAGGTGCGGAACCGTGTTGATCATGCCAACGGTCACTGCATCGGCAGTACGGACGACGGAGTCGCCGATGTGCTTCAGGCCCAGTGAACGCAGCGTGTCGCGCTGATTCTGCTTACCACCGATGGTGGACTTAATCTGAGTGATTTCCAGCCGTGCCGAGCTAACGGCAACGTTCTTCGGAGTCGACATCAGGCACCTGCCTTCTGCATGTTGCGGAGCATCGCGGCGGGAACAACCTCGTCGAGCGGAAGACCGCGGCGTGCAGCCACAGCCTGGGGCTCTTCGAGACGCTTCAGCGCATCCACCGTGGCGTGCACGATGTTGATGGCGTTGGAGGACCCGAGCGACTTGGACAGCACGTCGTGGATACCGGCGCATTCGAGGATGGCGCGAACCGGACCGCCGGCGATAACGCCGGTACCGGGGGAAGCCGGACGCAGCAGGACAACGCCTGCAGCTGCTTCACCCTGGACGAGGTGCGGAACGGTTCCACCGATGCGGGGGACGCGGAAGAAGGACTTCTTGGCTTCTTCAACGGCCTTCGCGATAGCGGAGGGAACTTCCTTTGCCTTGCCGTAGCCAACGCCGACCATGCCGTTGCCGTCACCGACAACTACGAGGGCGGTGAAGCTGAAGCGACGGCCACCCTTGACCACCTTGGCAACACGGTTGATGGTAACGACGCGTTCAATGAACTTGTCCTTATCATCGTTGCGTCCGCCATCGCGGCCACCGCGGCCACCGCGTTCGCCGCGGCCTCCACGGTCGGAGCGCTGCTCGCCGCGACGTCCGCCGCGGCGGTCGTCGGTACCGGTGGCTGCGGCTTCCTTGGTCTCAGTTGCCTCAGCAGCTGTAGCTTCAGTCACCTGATTTTCCTTTTCCTTGTTTACCTCGGTCACAGTGCCAGCCCACCTTCACGTGCGCCGTCTGCAACTGCAGCAATACGGCCGTGGTAGCGGTTGCCGCCGCGGTCAAAGACAACGGCTTCGACGCCGGCGGCCTTGGACCGCTCAGCGACGAGTTCGCCGACGCGCTTGGCCTTGGCAGTCTTGTCGCCGTCCAGTGCACGCAGATCCGCTTCCATGGTGGAGGCGGATGCCACGGTTACGCCGCGGGTGTCATCGACAACCTGGACGAATACGTGGCGGGAGGAGCGGTTGACCACGAGGCGCGGACGAGCCGTGGTCCCGGAAATCCGCTTGCGGATACGCAGCTGGCGACGGCTGCGGAGGGCAGCCTTGCTCTTGCTGTTTCGCTTCTTATTGATGCTGATGGCCATGGTTACTTACCAGCCTTTCCGACCTTGCGGCGGACAATCTCGCCGGCGTAACGAATACCCTTGCCCTTGTAGGGGTCGGGCTTACGCAGCTTGCGGATGTTGGCGGAAACCTCGCCCACCTGCTGCTTGTCGATACCGGACACGGTGACCTTCGTCGGGCCGACCACGGTAAGCGTGATGCCTTCCGGGGCGGTGACGGGGACCGGGTGGCTGTAGCCCAGGGCGAACTCGAGGTCCGCTCCCTTGGCGACAACGCGGTAACCGGTACCAACGATTTCCAGATCCTTCTTGTAGCCTTCGGTCACACCGGTGATCATGTTGCTGATCAGGGTGCGGGTCAGGCCGTGGAGGGAGCGGGATTCACGCTCGTCGTTCGGGCGGGTAACGGTAATGATGCCGTCTTCCAGGGAAGCCGTGATCGGGCTGGGCACAGTGTGGCTCAGCTCGCCCTTGGCGCCCTTGACGGACACAACGTTTCCGTTGATGGCGATATCTACTCCGGCAGGAACCGGGATGGGCAGACGTCCAATACGTGACATTTTTCTTTCCCTTCCCTGCTACCAGACGTAGGCGAGGACTTCCCCACCTACACCCTTCTTGGCGGCCTGGCGGTCGGTCAGGAGACCTGACGACGTCGACAGGATTGCGATACCCAGACCACCGAGCACGCGCGGCAGGTTGGTGGACTTTGCGTAAACGCGCAGACCGGGCTTGGAGATGCGGCGAACGCCGGCGATGGAACGCTCGCGGTTCGGACCGAACTTGAGGTCCAGGGTCAGCTTCTTGCCGACCTCGGCTTCTTCTTCCTTCCAGCCGGCGATGTAGCCTTCGGCCTTCAGGATGTCAGCAACGCGCGCCTTGAGCTTGCTGTAGGGCATAGACACGGAGTCGTGGTATGCCGAGTTTGCATTGCGCAGACGCGTGAGCATATCTGCGACAGGATCTGTCATTGTCATTTGGGCTCTTGCCCTCCCTCGTAACGGTTTCCTGCAGGATTCCCGTGCGGCGTCGCCTCACGGATGTCCGTCGGACCTGTTACGTAGTAATTAATCTTCGGATTTGAACGGGAAGCCGAGCGCCTTCAGCAGCGCGCGTCCCTCGTCATCGGTCTTTGCAGTGGTAACCACGGTGACGTCCATGCCGCGTACGCGGTCGATCTTGTCCTGATCGATTTCGTGGAACATCGACTGTTCGGTCAGACCGAACGTGTAGTTGCCGTTGCCGTCGAACTGCTTGCCGTTCAGGCCGCGGAAGTCACGGATACGGGGCAGAGCCAGGGTAACCAGGCGGTCCACGAACTCCCACATCCGGTCGCCGCGCAGGGTAACGTGCGCGCCGATCGGCATGCCTTCACGCAGCTTGAACTGCGCGATGGACTTGCGTGCCTTGGTGACCTGGGGCTTCTGGCCCGTGATCTGGGTGAGGTCCCGGACAGCACCGTCAATGAGCTTGGAGTCCTTGGCGGCATCTCCAACACCCATGTTCACGACCACCTTGACGAGGCGGGGAACCTGGTTGACGTTTGCGTAGTTGAATTCGTCCTGCAGGGTCTGCTTGATCTCCGCTGCGTAGCGGGTCTTCAGACGGGGAACGATCTTGGTGACAGTCTCAGTCATTAGAGGTCCTTCCCAGAGCCCTTGGCCACGCGGATACGCACTGTGCGCTCACGGCCATCTTTTTCGACGGTTTCAGTGCGGAAGCCAACACGGGTCGGCTTCTTGGTTTCCGGGTCGACAACGGCGACGTTGGAAACGTGGATCGGGGCTTCAACAACCTCGATGCCGCCGGTCTTGGAACCACGGGAGGACTGGCCAACCTTGGTGTGCTTGGTGACGCGGTTGATGCCTTCAACGAGAACGCGGTTGCTCTCGGGGAAAACCTTCAGAACCTTGCCCTGCTTGCCGCGGTCTCCGCCGCGCTCAGCCTTTGCACCGGTGATGACCTGAACGAGGTCACCCTTCTTGATCTTTGCCATGGACTACAGCACCTCCGGAGCCAGCGAAATGATCTTCATGAACTTCTTGTCGCGAAGTTCGCGGCCGACCGGCCCGAAGATACGGGTACCACGGGGGTCGCCGTCGTTCTTCAAGATCACTGCAGCGTTCTCATCGAACTTGATGTAGGAACCGTCCTGGCGGCGGCGTTCCTTCTTGGTACGGACGATGACGGCCTTGACCACGTCGCCCTTTTTGACGTTGCCGCCGGGAATTGCATCCTTGACGGTGGCAACGATGGTGTCGCCAATGCCTGCGTAGCGACGGCCGGATCCACCGAGAACGCGGATGGTCAAGATTTCCTTGGCACCCGTGTTGTCGGCGACCTTCAGTCGCGACTCCTGCTGAATCACTTATTACTCCTGTCGTCGCGCCGGTTCTCAAATATGAGCCTTGCGGAACGGATATGGGTGGACCCCGTAATACTGGTACTCAACGCCTGCCCGCCGGCCGCACGCCAGTGCGGGCCGCCTTCAAGGCGTCGAACAAGATTATCGGGCTTTTGTCTCATTCGGCGGTGAGGAAACCGGCTCGGAATTCCGGCTCGAACACGGCCGTTCTCCGGGCACACTTCCGCACCACACAGACAAGATTTCAAGTTTATCGCGAAAAGGCCCCGGATGCGAAATCGTAGATGATAACGCGGCCGGGGCCCTTACGCTGTGGACGGGGCCGGCATGTTCTTCACGCTCCGGGGAGCCTGGCGAACACACCGGCGGTCCGGCCGGTATTGCTTACTACTAGGTTACTTGGCCTTTTCGAGGATCTCGACCAGGCGCCACCGCTTGGTAGCGGACAGCGGCCGGGTCTCGGCGATCAGCACGAGGTCACCAATGCCGGCAGCGTTCTGCTCGTCATGGGCCTTGCGCTTCTCGGTCCGGCGAATAACCTTGCCGTAAAGGGCGTGCTTCACGCGGTCTTCAACCTGGACAACGATGGTCTTGTCCATCTTGTCCGAGACCACGTAGCCGCGTGCGGTCTTCCGGTACCCGCGGGCATCGGCGCCGTTTGCGTCAGTTGTCACTGCTGCCTCATTCTTGTTTTCGCTCACTTGGCATCATCCTCAGCGACCTTGGCTTCAGCTTCAGACTCAGTAGCCTTCTTCTTGGACTTCTTCGGTGCCTCGGGTGCTGCTTCCTCAACGGGAGCAACTACCTCGGGACGAATGCCCAGCTCGCGCTCACGCAGCACCGTGTAGATGCGGGCGATATCGCGCTTGACTGCACGCAGACGACCGTGGTTTTCCAGCTGGCCGGTGGCCGACTGGAAGCGGAGGTTGAACAGCTCCTCCTTGGACTTGCGCAGTTCCTCGACGAGACGGTCCTTATCGAAGCCGTCCAGCTGCTCAGTTGTCAGCTCTTTTGATCCAACTGCCATTTCTATTCACCACCCTCGCGACGCACAATGCGTGCCTTCAACGGCAGCTTATGGATCGCCAGGCGCAGGGCCTCACGAGCTACCTCTTCGGAAACACCGGAGAGTTCGAAGAGAACCCGGCCCGGCTTGACGTTTGCAACCCACCACTCCGGAGAACCCTTACCGGAACCCATACGGGTTTCAGCAGGCTTCTTCGTCAGCGGACGGTCCGGGTAGATGTTGATCCAGACCTTGCCGCCACGCTTGATGTGGCGTGTCATGGCAATACGTGCAGCTTCAATCTGGCGGTTGGTGACGTATGCAGGCGTCAGAGCCTGGATACCCCACTCGCCGAAGCTGACGGCAGTGCCGCCGGTTGCAGCGCCGGAGCGACCCGGGTGGTGCTGCTTACGGAACTTGACTCGACGTGGGATAAGCATTTAAGCCTGTCCTCCTTCTGCTGCGGGGGCAGCTGCCTCAGCGGCCGGAGCCTCTGCAGCAGGCGCGGCGGCCTTGTCGCCGCGGTCGTTACGACGACGGCGGTCGCCGCCACGGTCGCCACGGTCGGCGGGGCCGCGGCCCGGACGGTCGTTGGAGCGTCCGCGGGACGGTGCAGCAGCCTGCTGTGCAGCCAGTTCCTTAGCGGTGACGTCGCCCTTGTAGATCCAGACCTTCACGCCGATGCGGCCGAAGGTGGTCTTGGCTTCGAAGAAACCGTAGTCGATCTGCGCGCGGAGGGTGTGCAGGGGCACACGGCCTTCGCGGTAGAACTCCGAACGGCTCATTTCAGCGCCGCCCAGACGGCCGGAGCACTGGATACGGATACCCTTTGCACCTGCACGCTGTGCGGACTGGATGGCCTTCTTCATCGCACGGCGGAAAGCCACGCGGGAAGAGAGCTGCTCAGCAACACCCTGGGCAACAAGCTGTGCTTCCATCTCGGGGTTCTTGACCTCAAGGATGTTCAGCTGAACCTGCTTGCCGGTGAGCTTTTCGAGCTCGCCGCGGATGCGGTCAGCTTCGGCGCCGCGGCGACCGATCACGATGCCCGGACGTGCGGTGTGGATATCCACACGAACACGGTCACGGGTGCGCTCGATCTCAACCTTGGCGATGCCGGCGCGATCCATGCCGGTGGACATCAGCTGACGGATCTTGATGTCCTCGCGGACAAAGTCCTTGTAACGCTGGCCCGGCTTGTTGCTGTCAGCAAACCAGTGCGATACGTGGTCAGTGGTGATGCCGAGTCGGAACCCGTGCGGGTTTACCTTCTGTCCCACTTAGCGTTCCTCCTCGATCGTAGGGGTTGCGACTACCACGGTGACGTGGCTGGTCCGCTTGTTGATGCGGTAGGCGCGGCCCTGGGCCCGCGGCTGGAACCGCTTCATGGTGGGTCCTTCGTCAACGAATGCTTCGCTGATGAAGAGGTCACCTTCGTCGAAGGCCACGCCGTCACGGTCCGCGAGGACACGTGCATTGGCCATAGCCGACTGAACTACCTTAAGTACCGGCTCCGAAGCTGCCTGGGGGGCAAACTTCAGAATTGCCAGAGCCTCATTCGCTTGCTTGCCACGAACAAGGTTGACGACGCGCCGGGCCTTCATAGGCGTTACGCGGATATGACGCGCAATTGCCTTGGCTTCCATTGCTTTCCTTCTCTCGTCTTCTGCCGAAAGAGCAGCGCCTAGCGGCGCTTGCCCTTGCGGTCGTCCTTCACATGGCCGCGGAATGTCCGCGTCAGAGCGAATTCGCCGAGCTTGTGCCCGACCATCGACTCGGTGACAAACACCGGAATGTGCTTACGTCCGTCGTGTACGGCGATCGTGTGCCCGAGCATGTCGGGGATGATCATCGAACGGCGGGACCACGTCTTGATGACGTTCTTGGTGCCCTTTTCGTTTTCGGCCGCTACCTTGAGAAACAGGTGCTGGTCGACGAAGGGGCCTTTCTTCAGGCTGCGTGGCATGTTTCCAGGCTCCTATCGCTTGTTCTTGCCGGAACGACGGCGACGCACAATGAGGTTGTCGCTCTCTTTATTGGGGCGGCGGGTGCGGCCTTCGCGCTTACCGTTCGGGTTGACCGGGTGGCGTCCACCGGAGGTCTTACCTTCACCACCACCGTGCGGGTGGTCAACCGGGTTCATGGCGACACCGCGGACGGTCGGGCGTACGCCCTTCCAGCGCATACGGCCGGCCTTGCCCCAGTTGATGTTGGACTGCTCGGCGTTGCCAACCTCGCCAATGGTGGCGCGGCAGCGAACGTCAACATTGCGGATTTCTCCGGAGGGCAGACGCAGCTGGGCGAAACGGCCTTCCTTGGCAACGAGCTGAACAGATGCACCGGCGGAGCGGGCCATCTTGGCGCCGCCACCCGGACGCAGTTCAACTGCGTGGATGGTGGTACCCACGGGGATGTTGCGCAGCGGCAGGTTGTTGCCGGGCTTGATGTCAGCCCCGGCGCCGGCCTCTACGAAATCGCCCTGCTTGAGCTTGTTCGGAGCAATGATGTAACGCTTGGTGCCATCAACGTAGTGCAGCAGCGCAATGCGGGCGGTACGGTTCGGATCGTATTCGATCTCGGCAACGCGAGCGTTGACGCCGTCCTTGTCGTGGCGACGGAAGTCGATCAGACGGTACTGACGCTTGTGTCCACCACCCTTGTGCCTGGTCGTGATCTTACCGGTGTTGTTACGGCCGCCCTTCTTGGGCAGCGGACGTACCAACGACTTTTCCGGCGTCGACCGCGTGATTTCGGTGAAGTCGGCTACGCTCGAGCCGCGACGGCCCGGGGTAGTCGGCTTGTATTTACGGATTCCCATTATTTATTCCTCGTTAAAGTGGTCTCCGCCCTAGCTGAGCGGACCGCCGAAGATGTCGATTGTGCCGTCCTTGAGGGTGACAATGGCGCGCTTGGTGCTCTTGCGCTGTCCCCATCCGAACTTGGTGCGCTTACGCTTACCGGCACGGTTGATGGTGTTGATCGAGTCGACCTTGACGGAGAAAATCTTCTCCACGGCCAGCTTGATCTCGGTCTTGTTCGAGCGGGGGTCGACCAGGAAGGTGTACTTACCTTCGTCGATCAGGCCGTAGCTCTTTTCCGAGACGACGGGTGCAAGCACTACGTCGCGCGGGTCCTTAGCGGTGGTCGCGCTCACTTGGCGTCCTCCTTGACAGTGTTCTTGCCAACGAACTCGTCGTAGGCAGCCTTGGTGAAGACCACGTCGTCGGATACCAGCACGTCGTAGGTGTTCAGCTGATCTACGTAGATCACGTGAACTTCCGGGACGTTGCGCACGGACAGTGCAGCAACATCGTTGGCGCGCTCGATAACAACGAGCAGGTTCTTGCGGTCGGAGACCGAACGCAGGGCGCTCAGTGCATCCTTGGTGGACGGCGTGGTGCCGGCAACCAGGGTCTCGAGGACGTGGATACGGCCGTTGCGTGCCCGGTCGGACAGGGCGCCGCGCAGTGCAGCAGCCTTCATCTTCTTGGGGGTGCGCTGGCTGTAATCGCGAGGCGTCGGTCCGTGGACCACGCCGCCGCCGGTCATGTGAGGCGCACGGATGGAGCCCTGACGAGCCCGGCCGGTGCCCTTCTGCTTGAACGGCTTGCGGCCTGCACCGCTCACCTCGGCGCGGGTCTTCGTCTTGTGCGTACCCTGGCGGGCGGCTGCAAGCTGAGCAACTACCACCTGGTGGAGCAGCGGTACGTTCGTCTGAACGTCGAAGATCTCTGCGGGGAATTCAACAGTGGTTTCGTTAGCCATGAGACTAAGCTCCCTTCACGGCGGTGCGTACGAGGACGACCTGGCCGCGGGCGCCGGGAACGGCACCCTTGATCAGCAGGAGCGACTTCTCGGCGTCCACACCGTGAACCGTGAGGTTCATCGTGGTGTGACGGACGGCGCCCATACGGCCAGCCATCCGAACGCCCTTGAAGACGCGGCCCGGGGTGGATGCGCCACCGATGGAACCCGGCTTACGGTGGTTCTTGTGTGCACCGTGGGAGGCACCGACGCCGTGGAAGCCGTGACGCTTCATGACACCGGCAAAGCCCTTGCCCTTGGAGGTTCCGACGACGTCGACCTTCTGGCCGGCTTCGAAAATCTCAACAGAGAGTTCCTGGCCCAGCTCGTAGGTGTCGGCGTCTGCGGTACGCAGTTCAACTACGTGGCGGCGCGGCGTAACGCCGGCCTTTTCAAAGTGGCCGGCCAGCGGCTTGGTCACCTTGCGCGGGTCGATCTGGCCGTAGCCGATCTGAACGGCGGTGTAGCCGTCCTTTTCCGCGTTGCGCAGCTGCGTGATGACGTTGGAGTCAGCCTGGACGACGGTTACGGGGATGAGCTTGTTGTTCTCGTCCCAAACCTGGGTCATGCCGAGCTTGGTGCCCAGCAGTC from Arthrobacter zhangbolii includes the following:
- the rplC gene encoding 50S ribosomal protein L3; protein product: MSTSLTRQVKGLLGTKLGMTQVWDENNKLIPVTVVQADSNVITQLRNAEKDGYTAVQIGYGQIDPRKVTKPLAGHFEKAGVTPRRHVVELRTADADTYELGQELSVEIFEAGQKVDVVGTSKGKGFAGVMKRHGFHGVGASHGAHKNHRKPGSIGGASTPGRVFKGVRMAGRMGAVRHTTMNLTVHGVDAEKSLLLIKGAVPGARGQVVLVRTAVKGA